A section of the Flavobacteriales bacterium genome encodes:
- the cas9 gene encoding type II CRISPR RNA-guided endonuclease Cas9 (Cas9, originally named Csn1, is the large, multifunctional signature protein of type II CRISPR/Cas systems. It is well known even to general audiences because its RNA-guided endonuclease activity has made it a popular tool for custom editing of eukaryotic genomes.): MMEKKNELIVGLDVGSNSVGWAVVEVNAERLERIHAMGSRIIPMGPELKEYEEGKRITKNATRRQKRSMRRNHQRYKLRRAKLVQALGLIDAWPEGLGEHGSEVLPMLTSLQLYGLRAMAVDHPVTLPELGRILYHMNQRRGYKDIGDLMDEQVGAAPEAEKDDGKSIERVHIAKVEVDDAKGRKVKYLVTLADGREGTTTIATMKEMEGTEQELEVTTKETKRGTSIEFRLPVKTDWRKGMESLNQAIDLSGLTPGQFFHQALKDDPFYRIRERIVLRDTYKNEFDRIWARQVKAHARLADPVLRDRVVLALIPRNEVEQKKWLNRDLGTFIRDHVIYFQRPLKSQRSSKGQCRFEPQKPVMPVSSPIHQLFRIQQQVNNIRLIDRYGKEHDVSADERNLVLKHLLEHKELKPENLLKCIGRKEEPLENNLRAALPGHQTLAALRPRLKASAIWDRLAQEAPRTAGLQESLLFRIWHILYSIPTEEHRRKALAPIDGIPDDELEALAKVRFDRKHGAVSARAAMRLLPLMVNGDAWRWEDVPDRDQRRIQDVIDKVATGEEIERLPNEVRVRLTAYTAPHHFQGLPYWLAATVLYGDHRSTGGKPYEKPEEIRTMPRGFLRNPVVEQVVNEARMIVRDIWSTYGRPTSIRVELARELRQNQEQRKRTFDNNRKRDKERKEVLERLVNEFNRPKPSRKDIERYELWVQQEHRCMYSGNTIERTQLFDTRDTDVDHIIPRALYFDDSIQNRVLCLREENANKDKQLAALYMKAKGTGAWEAYVDRVNSLRIGRTKKKYLLAEEVPESFINRQLQETRYIGTKLTELLQPVCPVHSTLGIITDTLKNEWGLDKVFKEVLLPRFERLERITGRTLVEPVPGRNGHGDWRIEGYDKRIDHRHHALDALTVALTRQGYIQRLSTMNQLKLSDAEKEAMKRPTWYPLPHPDLRRLVKEQLERTIPSIKNRQRLLTKAANHTRHLVDPKTGTTALRKQTKGDLRAVRGPLHNEQPLGEVREQRKWPLKDIIAHLSERPDPLEAVSPRDPGEPGYHERFLAHAHEARWLHAHLSKYEGNVERMKKALRKDPLANARNERVDALTVLVPKYTITRNLGPTFTEKMVEKIIDTRVRQVVREHLKAHGNDPKKAFTDEALYLMNQGLKVPVRKVRCRMDEALVGEAMGRKRFLRHGDPNRKLHVEKGENHALAVFVNEATGERVFEVVPFFDAVERRLKGLDLVDARPGHRHFLLRKNDLVYVPRPGEDVRSIDWKDTEYVGDRVMRMTQMSGNRIYFLKAHISNVVTYSKEEMEFGSQNAAEFEDRDDPRTKISQVCVPIRMDRLGRVEAVPF; the protein is encoded by the coding sequence ATGATGGAGAAGAAGAACGAGCTGATCGTAGGGCTTGACGTGGGTAGCAACAGCGTCGGCTGGGCCGTGGTCGAAGTGAACGCGGAGCGCCTGGAGCGCATCCATGCCATGGGCAGCCGGATCATCCCAATGGGTCCAGAGCTGAAGGAGTACGAAGAGGGCAAGCGCATCACGAAGAACGCCACGCGCCGTCAGAAGCGCAGCATGCGACGCAATCATCAACGCTACAAGCTCAGACGCGCCAAGCTAGTTCAGGCACTGGGCCTGATCGATGCATGGCCTGAAGGCCTTGGAGAGCATGGAAGTGAGGTTCTGCCGATGCTGACGAGCCTTCAACTTTACGGCCTGCGGGCCATGGCCGTCGACCATCCGGTGACTCTGCCCGAGCTGGGAAGGATCCTCTACCACATGAATCAGCGGCGCGGATACAAGGACATTGGGGACCTGATGGATGAGCAGGTCGGCGCTGCGCCGGAAGCCGAAAAGGATGATGGCAAGAGCATCGAACGGGTCCATATCGCCAAGGTGGAAGTGGACGACGCCAAGGGCAGGAAGGTGAAATACCTGGTCACGCTTGCCGATGGAAGAGAAGGCACCACCACCATCGCCACCATGAAGGAGATGGAAGGCACCGAACAGGAATTGGAGGTCACGACAAAGGAGACCAAGCGAGGCACCTCCATTGAATTCCGGCTACCCGTGAAGACCGACTGGCGGAAGGGCATGGAGAGCTTGAACCAGGCGATCGACCTGAGTGGCCTGACCCCGGGACAGTTCTTTCACCAAGCCTTGAAGGATGACCCGTTCTACAGGATCCGTGAACGTATCGTCCTGCGGGACACCTACAAGAACGAATTCGACCGGATCTGGGCGAGACAAGTGAAAGCCCATGCGCGGCTTGCAGATCCGGTCCTGCGCGACCGGGTGGTCCTGGCCCTGATCCCACGCAACGAGGTGGAACAGAAGAAGTGGTTGAACCGGGACCTGGGAACCTTCATTCGGGACCATGTCATCTACTTCCAACGGCCGCTGAAGAGCCAGCGGAGCAGCAAGGGGCAATGCCGCTTCGAGCCACAAAAGCCGGTGATGCCGGTCAGCTCCCCGATCCATCAGTTGTTCCGGATCCAGCAACAGGTGAACAACATCCGCCTGATCGATCGCTACGGAAAGGAACACGACGTGAGCGCGGATGAACGGAACCTGGTGTTGAAGCACCTGCTGGAGCACAAGGAACTGAAGCCGGAGAACCTGCTAAAGTGCATCGGCCGCAAGGAGGAACCACTGGAGAACAACCTGCGCGCCGCCCTCCCCGGCCACCAAACCCTGGCCGCCCTGCGGCCCAGGCTGAAGGCATCGGCGATCTGGGACCGCCTGGCCCAAGAAGCACCCCGTACTGCCGGGCTTCAGGAAAGTTTGCTGTTCCGGATCTGGCACATCCTCTACTCCATCCCCACCGAGGAGCATCGCCGCAAGGCCCTGGCCCCCATTGATGGGATCCCCGATGATGAGCTGGAGGCCCTCGCCAAGGTACGCTTTGACCGCAAGCACGGAGCTGTCTCGGCACGTGCCGCCATGCGCCTTCTCCCGCTGATGGTCAATGGCGATGCGTGGCGCTGGGAGGACGTGCCCGATCGGGATCAGCGACGGATCCAGGACGTGATCGATAAGGTGGCCACCGGTGAGGAGATCGAACGGCTCCCCAACGAGGTGCGTGTCCGCCTCACGGCGTACACCGCACCCCATCACTTCCAGGGGTTGCCGTATTGGCTGGCGGCCACCGTGCTGTATGGCGATCACCGCAGCACGGGCGGCAAGCCGTATGAGAAGCCCGAAGAGATCAGAACCATGCCCCGCGGATTCCTCCGCAACCCGGTCGTGGAACAAGTGGTCAATGAGGCCCGGATGATCGTGCGAGACATCTGGAGCACCTACGGCCGACCGACGAGCATCCGCGTGGAGCTGGCGCGGGAGCTGCGCCAGAACCAGGAGCAGCGCAAACGGACCTTCGACAACAACCGCAAACGCGACAAAGAACGCAAGGAGGTGTTGGAACGCCTGGTGAATGAGTTCAACCGGCCCAAGCCAAGCCGAAAGGACATCGAGCGGTACGAGCTCTGGGTGCAACAGGAGCACCGTTGCATGTACAGCGGCAACACCATTGAACGCACACAGCTCTTCGACACGCGGGACACCGACGTCGACCACATCATCCCGCGCGCCCTGTACTTCGACGACAGCATCCAGAACCGGGTGCTCTGCCTGCGGGAGGAGAACGCGAACAAGGACAAGCAGCTGGCCGCCTTGTACATGAAGGCCAAAGGGACCGGAGCGTGGGAGGCTTACGTGGACCGCGTGAACAGCCTGCGCATCGGGCGCACCAAGAAGAAGTACCTGCTCGCCGAGGAGGTGCCGGAAAGCTTCATCAACCGTCAACTGCAGGAGACCCGGTACATCGGCACCAAGCTCACCGAACTGCTCCAGCCGGTGTGCCCGGTCCATAGCACGCTGGGCATCATCACGGATACGCTGAAGAACGAATGGGGGCTGGACAAGGTCTTCAAGGAAGTGCTCCTCCCCCGCTTTGAACGACTGGAACGCATTACAGGCCGCACCTTGGTGGAGCCGGTTCCGGGTCGAAATGGCCATGGGGACTGGCGCATCGAAGGCTACGACAAGCGCATCGACCATCGGCATCACGCGCTGGACGCCCTTACCGTGGCGCTCACCCGGCAGGGCTACATCCAGCGGCTCAGCACCATGAACCAACTGAAGCTGAGCGATGCAGAGAAGGAGGCCATGAAGCGGCCCACGTGGTACCCCCTGCCCCACCCCGACCTTCGCCGCCTGGTAAAGGAGCAGCTGGAACGCACCATCCCGAGCATCAAGAACCGGCAGCGTCTGCTCACCAAGGCCGCCAATCACACCCGGCATTTGGTGGACCCGAAGACCGGAACCACCGCCCTGCGCAAACAGACCAAGGGCGATCTGCGCGCCGTACGGGGCCCGCTCCATAATGAGCAGCCCTTGGGCGAGGTGCGCGAACAGCGCAAATGGCCGTTGAAGGACATCATCGCCCACCTCAGCGAACGGCCGGACCCACTGGAGGCCGTGAGCCCTAGAGACCCCGGCGAACCCGGCTACCATGAACGGTTCCTGGCGCATGCGCACGAAGCCCGGTGGCTGCATGCCCACCTCTCCAAGTACGAGGGCAATGTGGAACGGATGAAGAAGGCGCTGCGGAAGGACCCGCTCGCGAACGCCCGGAACGAACGCGTGGACGCCCTCACCGTGCTGGTGCCCAAGTACACGATCACCCGCAACCTCGGTCCGACCTTCACCGAGAAGATGGTGGAGAAGATCATCGACACGCGCGTGCGGCAGGTGGTGCGCGAGCACCTCAAGGCCCATGGCAACGACCCCAAGAAAGCCTTCACCGACGAGGCCCTTTACCTCATGAACCAGGGTCTGAAGGTGCCCGTGCGCAAGGTGCGCTGCCGCATGGACGAGGCCCTCGTGGGCGAGGCCATGGGCCGCAAACGCTTCCTGCGCCACGGCGACCCCAACCGGAAGCTGCACGTGGAGAAAGGCGAGAACCACGCGCTGGCCGTCTTCGTGAACGAGGCCACCGGCGAGCGCGTGTTCGAGGTGGTCCCCTTCTTCGACGCCGTGGAGCGGAGGCTCAAAGGACTGGACCTCGTGGATGCCCGACCCGGCCACCGCCACTTCCTCCTTCGGAAGAACGACCTGGTCTATGTCCCACGGCCGGGGGAGGATGTCCGGTCGATCGACTGGAAGGATACGGAGTACGTTGGCGACCGTGTCATGCGCATGACACAGATGTCCGGCAATCGCATCTACTTCCTTAAGGCACATATCTCTAACGTAGTTACCTACAGCAAGGAGGAAATGGAATTTGGGAGCCAGAATGCAGCCGAATTCGAGGACCGGGATGACCCAAGGACCAAGATCTCGCAGGTCTGTGTCCCTATCAGAATGGATCGCCTTGGCCGGGTGGAAGCCGTTCCGTTTTGA
- the cas1 gene encoding type II CRISPR-associated endonuclease Cas1 codes for MIKRTLHIGNPCTLRRREQQLVLHYPTELGLEDKSVPIEDIGVLILDHERVVITQMLLAALLANNVAVITCNEQHMPTGLLLNLDGHTTQTEIFKAQLEASEPLRKNLWMQTVQAKLRNQADVLEEAGTPGDTLREHARNVRSGDPDNLEARGAAHYWRFLFPPAMQFVRHRTGPPPNNLLNYGYAILRAVVARNLVGSGLLPTYGIHHRNKYNAYCLADDIMEPYRPWVDRLVWQLVVTERLDGAELTNALKGRLLSLPAMDVLIDGKRSPLLVAAQRTTATLAQCFHGEQRRVLYPERP; via the coding sequence TTGATCAAGCGCACCCTGCATATCGGCAACCCGTGTACGCTCCGGCGCCGTGAGCAGCAATTGGTGCTGCACTACCCCACGGAGCTGGGCCTGGAGGACAAGTCCGTACCCATCGAGGACATCGGGGTGCTGATCCTGGACCATGAGCGTGTGGTCATCACCCAGATGCTGCTCGCGGCCCTGCTGGCGAACAACGTGGCGGTGATCACCTGCAACGAGCAGCACATGCCCACAGGCCTGCTGCTGAACCTGGACGGGCACACCACCCAGACGGAGATCTTCAAGGCGCAGCTCGAAGCCAGCGAACCGCTGCGGAAGAACCTGTGGATGCAAACGGTGCAGGCGAAGCTGCGGAACCAGGCCGATGTGCTGGAAGAGGCCGGCACCCCCGGGGACACGCTGCGCGAGCACGCCCGCAACGTGCGCAGCGGCGATCCGGACAACCTGGAGGCGCGCGGTGCGGCCCATTACTGGCGCTTCCTGTTCCCCCCGGCGATGCAGTTCGTGCGGCACCGCACCGGCCCGCCGCCCAACAACCTGCTCAACTACGGCTATGCCATCCTGCGGGCCGTGGTGGCCCGCAACCTGGTGGGCAGCGGGCTCCTCCCCACCTACGGCATCCACCACCGCAACAAATACAACGCCTACTGTTTGGCCGACGACATCATGGAACCCTACCGGCCCTGGGTGGACCGGCTGGTATGGCAATTGGTGGTGACCGAGCGGCTGGATGGTGCGGAACTGACCAATGCGCTCAAAGGGCGCTTGCTGTCCCTACCGGCGATGGACGTGCTCATCGACGGGAAGCGGAGCCCCCTGCTGGTGGCCGCCCAGCGGACCACCGCCACGCTGGCCCAATGCTTTCATGGCGAACAACGCAGGGTCCTTTATCCCGAGCGGCCATGA
- the cas2 gene encoding CRISPR-associated endonuclease Cas2: MGRLDEYRIMWVFVFFDLPTETRKDRRNHARFRKEIKADGFTMMQYSIYVRHCNSAENAEVHIRRVKALLPPAGEVILFTLTDKQFGMIQFFEGKKKMDAPDTPQQLEMF, translated from the coding sequence ATGGGCCGCCTGGATGAATACCGGATCATGTGGGTCTTCGTGTTCTTCGACCTGCCCACCGAGACGCGCAAGGACCGTCGCAACCACGCGCGGTTCCGCAAGGAGATCAAGGCCGATGGCTTCACCATGATGCAGTACAGCATCTATGTGCGGCATTGCAACAGCGCCGAGAACGCGGAGGTGCACATCCGCCGGGTTAAAGCCCTGTTGCCGCCCGCCGGCGAGGTCATCCTGTTCACCCTCACGGACAAGCAGTTCGGCATGATCCAGTTCTTCGAGGGCAAGAAGAAGATGGACGCCCCGGACACGCCCCAGCAGCTGGAGATGTTCTGA
- a CDS encoding formate--tetrahydrofolate ligase yields the protein MPFPSDLEIAQNAQLKPIAQIAQKLGIDPEVIEPYGRTKAKLPLTLIDEKKLAKSKLILVTALSPTPAGEGKTTTSIGLHEGLSKLGKKSVVVLREPSLGPVFGMKGGAAGGGYVQVVPMEDINLHFTGDFAAIEKANNLLAALIDNNLQNRKRSLNIDPRTIAWKRVMDMNDRALRDITIGLGGTGNGVPRQDGFNITPASEVMAILCLATSFEDLKKRLGDIYVGQRWDRTPVYARDLKAEAAMAILLKDAIKPNLVQTLEGNPAILHGGPFANIAQGVNSVLATKMGLSLGDYVVTEAGFGADLGAEKFFDIKCRAAGLKPAAAVIVATVRALRYHGGVDVKEVNTAAPEKLRAGLANLGRHIENVAKFGVKAVVAINHFPTDTPEEIDMIKAYCQERGAEAVLAQGFAKGGDGMTDLASAVLRVIEEGKSDFKPLYDLNGSIKQKIETIAREIYRADGVDYSGDAETALRRIDKLGLNNVPICMAKTQYSFSDNKELRAAPTGFRITVRDIEISAGAGFVVPICGEIMRMPGLPEVPAAEGMEIDANGVISGLS from the coding sequence ATGCCCTTCCCCAGTGACCTCGAGATCGCGCAGAACGCGCAGCTGAAGCCCATCGCCCAGATCGCCCAGAAGCTCGGCATCGACCCGGAGGTGATCGAACCCTACGGACGCACCAAGGCCAAGCTGCCGCTCACCCTCATCGATGAGAAGAAGCTCGCCAAGAGCAAGCTCATCCTGGTCACCGCCCTGAGCCCCACGCCGGCCGGCGAGGGCAAGACCACCACCAGCATCGGCCTGCACGAGGGCCTGAGCAAGCTGGGGAAGAAGAGCGTGGTGGTGCTGCGTGAACCCAGCCTCGGCCCCGTGTTCGGCATGAAGGGCGGCGCGGCCGGCGGCGGCTATGTGCAGGTGGTGCCCATGGAGGACATCAACCTCCACTTCACCGGTGACTTCGCGGCCATCGAGAAGGCCAACAACCTGCTCGCGGCGCTCATCGACAACAACCTGCAGAACCGCAAGCGCTCGCTCAACATCGACCCGCGCACCATCGCCTGGAAGCGCGTGATGGACATGAACGACCGCGCCCTGCGCGACATCACCATCGGCCTGGGCGGCACCGGCAACGGCGTGCCCCGGCAGGACGGCTTCAACATCACGCCCGCCAGCGAGGTGATGGCCATCCTCTGCCTCGCCACCAGCTTCGAGGACCTGAAGAAGCGCCTTGGCGACATCTACGTGGGCCAGCGTTGGGACCGCACACCGGTGTATGCCCGTGACCTGAAGGCCGAGGCCGCCATGGCCATCCTGCTCAAGGACGCCATCAAGCCGAACCTGGTGCAGACGCTGGAGGGCAACCCCGCGATCCTGCACGGCGGCCCCTTCGCCAACATCGCACAGGGCGTGAACAGCGTGCTCGCCACCAAGATGGGCCTCAGCCTCGGCGACTACGTGGTGACCGAGGCCGGCTTCGGTGCCGACCTGGGCGCCGAAAAGTTCTTCGACATCAAGTGCCGCGCGGCGGGCCTGAAGCCGGCTGCCGCGGTGATCGTGGCCACGGTGCGCGCGCTGCGCTACCACGGCGGGGTGGACGTGAAGGAGGTGAACACCGCCGCGCCCGAGAAGCTCAGGGCCGGCCTGGCCAACCTGGGCCGCCACATCGAGAACGTGGCCAAGTTCGGCGTGAAGGCCGTGGTGGCCATCAACCACTTCCCCACGGACACGCCCGAGGAGATCGACATGATCAAGGCCTACTGCCAGGAGCGTGGTGCCGAGGCGGTGCTCGCCCAGGGCTTCGCGAAGGGCGGTGATGGCATGACCGACCTCGCCAGCGCCGTGCTGCGTGTGATCGAGGAAGGGAAGAGCGACTTCAAGCCGCTCTACGACCTCAACGGCTCCATCAAGCAGAAGATCGAGACCATCGCCCGCGAGATCTACCGCGCCGATGGCGTGGATTACAGCGGCGATGCCGAGACCGCGCTGCGCCGCATCGACAAGCTCGGGCTCAACAACGTGCCCATCTGCATGGCCAAGACGCAGTACAGCTTCAGCGACAACAAGGAGCTGCGCGCGGCGCCCACCGGCTTCCGCATCACCGTGCGCGACATCGAGATCAGCGCCGGCGCCGGCTTCGTGGTGCCCATCTGCGGTGAGATCATGCGCATGCCGGGCCTGCCCGAGGTGCCCGCCGCCGAAGGCATGGAGATCGATGCCAACGGTGTGATCAGCGGGTTGAGCTGA
- a CDS encoding GxxExxY protein — protein sequence MTENEISKRIVEAALEVHRELGPGLLESVYEHCLVLELRRMGLRCDQQVGLPVRYKGEQLDFGFRMDIIVEDQVVVEVKASEGLNEVHFAQVLTYLKLSGCKLGLLINFNEALVKRGFRRVVNGLDDSLDA from the coding sequence ATGACCGAGAACGAGATCAGCAAGCGGATCGTCGAGGCCGCCCTCGAAGTGCATCGAGAGCTGGGGCCAGGTCTTCTTGAATCGGTCTACGAGCATTGTCTGGTGCTCGAGTTGAGGCGAATGGGGTTGCGCTGTGACCAGCAGGTGGGTCTTCCTGTCCGCTACAAAGGCGAGCAACTCGATTTCGGCTTTCGGATGGACATCATTGTTGAAGACCAGGTGGTTGTTGAGGTGAAGGCCTCCGAAGGCTTGAACGAAGTGCATTTCGCCCAGGTGCTCACCTACTTGAAGCTTAGCGGATGCAAGCTCGGCTTGTTGATCAACTTCAACGAGGCCTTGGTCAAGCGTGGTTTCCGACGTGTGGTTAACGGATTGGACGACTCTCTTGATGCTTGA
- a CDS encoding T9SS type A sorting domain-containing protein — protein sequence MKKLLLAAAALWATVLTLPEPVATPSPGGPLSLGDPGSSGSLRDWQLERLRDPATGELPPDIRRRELAFAATLPQRTQKSLNWSFLGPRDRGGRTRALAVDVTDTSIWLAGSVTGGLWRSTDAGLSWTRTSPLDAMCGVSSLVQDTRPGREQTWYFGTGENYGVMSHASFSSLLAGDGIFKSTDGGQNWTHLASTIAGDHETYTRNGSFKQVNQIVIDPTRNDSDVVLAAVYNGIFRSNDGGASWHAVLGLDPNNSNTSLYTDVRVSPTGVYYAYLGNNSAFEGMWRSTDGLSWTNITPSNMNGNKERWVMAIDPQDENVVYWFGETPNAGVQGHGLWKYTYLSGTGAGAGGQWENRTFNLPNGSCTGYFTFNFAPINTQGGYDMCIAVHPTQPDVVYLGGTNIYRSTDAFTTPTNTDWVGGYRCNPNDPKDYVYPGHHPDQHWMTFMPGNPGTMLSGSDGGVSVCFDALADSMVWHTRNDGYISSQFYTVHIEEGAATSPFILGGTQDNGCWLAISTDPAENFRYVHIDDGAFCAIPEGRPFMLTSSQSGRIYKKQITDQGDILAYERIDPVGGTSNYNFINAFILDPADNDQLYVVGGSKLWRNTGLAAIPYTDEWYEKDTMNWEDLPASTVAGLRIASLDISLDAPNTLLYATTAGRIFRLDSLDATPVRTDITPVGNVWSGRYVSCVAPNDFNGDEWLATLSNYGTRSVWHSTDGGGTWTSVSGNLEENPDGTGSGPAVFWALIYPTWNGTDDRYFVGTSTGLYSTTELDGDNTVWEQEGPATIGNVPVNMVTARGSDGRIVAGTHGNGVYVSSLPAAPVHVPTVEGPGLSDPFPNPAEEGTALQFHLPGTDHVHITVFDLRGGRVLHRDLGTLSPGNHTWRWDLRNGLGGRVGTGTYLVQVRTSAGAAPARRVVVR from the coding sequence ATGAAGAAGCTTCTCCTGGCCGCCGCCGCCCTTTGGGCCACGGTGCTCACCCTGCCCGAACCCGTCGCCACCCCCTCACCGGGTGGGCCGTTGAGCCTCGGCGACCCCGGCTCGTCCGGCAGCCTGCGCGACTGGCAGCTCGAACGCCTGCGCGACCCCGCCACCGGCGAGCTGCCGCCCGACATCCGGCGGCGTGAGCTGGCCTTCGCCGCCACCCTGCCCCAGCGCACGCAGAAGAGCCTGAACTGGTCCTTCCTCGGTCCCCGCGATCGCGGAGGCCGCACCCGCGCCCTCGCCGTCGATGTCACCGACACCAGCATCTGGCTGGCCGGCAGCGTCACCGGTGGCCTCTGGCGCAGCACCGACGCCGGCCTCAGCTGGACGCGCACCAGCCCGCTGGACGCCATGTGCGGCGTGAGCAGCCTGGTGCAGGACACCCGCCCCGGCCGTGAGCAGACCTGGTACTTCGGCACCGGCGAGAACTACGGCGTGATGAGCCACGCCAGCTTCAGCAGCCTGCTGGCCGGCGACGGCATCTTCAAGAGCACCGACGGCGGGCAGAACTGGACCCACCTCGCCAGCACCATCGCCGGCGACCACGAGACCTACACGCGCAACGGCAGCTTCAAGCAGGTGAACCAGATCGTGATCGACCCCACCCGCAACGACAGCGACGTGGTGCTGGCCGCCGTGTACAACGGCATCTTCCGCAGCAACGACGGCGGCGCGAGCTGGCACGCCGTGCTCGGCCTGGACCCGAACAACAGCAACACCTCGCTGTACACCGATGTGCGGGTGAGCCCCACCGGCGTGTACTACGCCTACCTGGGCAACAACAGCGCCTTCGAAGGCATGTGGCGCAGCACCGACGGCCTCAGCTGGACGAACATCACCCCGAGCAACATGAACGGCAACAAGGAGCGCTGGGTGATGGCGATCGATCCGCAGGACGAGAACGTGGTGTACTGGTTCGGCGAAACGCCCAACGCCGGCGTGCAGGGGCATGGCCTGTGGAAGTACACCTACCTGAGCGGCACCGGCGCGGGTGCGGGCGGCCAGTGGGAGAACCGCACCTTCAACCTGCCCAACGGCAGTTGCACCGGTTACTTCACGTTCAACTTCGCGCCCATCAATACGCAGGGCGGGTATGACATGTGCATCGCCGTGCACCCCACCCAGCCCGACGTGGTCTACCTCGGAGGCACCAACATCTACCGCAGCACCGATGCCTTCACCACGCCGACCAACACCGATTGGGTGGGCGGATACCGCTGCAACCCGAACGATCCGAAGGATTACGTGTATCCCGGGCATCATCCGGACCAGCACTGGATGACCTTCATGCCCGGCAACCCGGGCACGATGCTGAGCGGGAGCGATGGCGGCGTGAGCGTCTGCTTCGACGCCCTGGCCGACAGCATGGTGTGGCACACGCGCAACGACGGCTACATCAGCAGCCAGTTCTACACGGTGCACATCGAGGAGGGCGCCGCCACCAGCCCCTTCATCCTGGGTGGCACGCAGGACAACGGCTGCTGGCTGGCCATCAGCACCGATCCCGCGGAGAACTTCCGCTACGTGCACATCGACGACGGCGCCTTCTGCGCCATCCCGGAGGGCCGGCCGTTCATGCTCACCAGCAGCCAGAGCGGGCGCATCTACAAGAAGCAGATCACCGATCAGGGCGACATCCTGGCCTACGAGCGCATCGACCCCGTGGGCGGCACCAGCAACTACAACTTCATCAACGCCTTCATCCTGGACCCCGCCGACAACGACCAGCTCTACGTGGTGGGCGGCTCCAAGCTGTGGCGCAACACCGGCCTGGCGGCGATCCCTTACACGGACGAGTGGTATGAGAAGGACACGATGAACTGGGAGGACCTGCCCGCCAGCACGGTCGCCGGCCTGCGCATCGCCAGCCTCGACATCAGCCTCGACGCGCCGAACACGCTCCTATACGCCACCACCGCGGGACGGATCTTTCGCCTGGACAGCCTCGATGCCACGCCGGTGCGCACCGACATCACCCCGGTCGGCAATGTGTGGAGCGGCCGGTACGTGAGCTGCGTGGCGCCGAACGACTTCAACGGCGACGAATGGCTGGCCACGCTGAGCAACTACGGCACCCGCAGTGTATGGCACAGCACGGACGGTGGCGGGACCTGGACCAGCGTGAGCGGCAACCTGGAGGAGAACCCCGATGGCACCGGCAGCGGTCCTGCGGTGTTCTGGGCCCTGATCTATCCCACCTGGAACGGCACCGATGACCGCTACTTCGTGGGCACCAGCACCGGCCTGTACAGCACCACCGAGCTCGACGGCGACAACACGGTGTGGGAGCAGGAGGGCCCCGCGACCATCGGCAACGTGCCAGTGAACATGGTGACCGCCCGCGGAAGCGATGGTCGCATCGTGGCCGGCACCCACGGCAACGGCGTGTACGTCTCCAGCCTCCCCGCCGCACCGGTGCACGTACCCACGGTGGAAGGCCCCGGCCTCAGCGATCCCTTCCCCAATCCGGCCGAGGAGGGCACGGCGCTGCAGTTCCATCTGCCCGGCACCGATCACGTGCACATCACCGTGTTCGACCTGCGCGGTGGCCGCGTGCTGCACCGCGACCTCGGGACCCTGAGCCCCGGCAACCACACCTGGCGCTGGGACCTCCGCAACGGCCTGGGGGGCCGTGTGGGCACCGGCACCTACCTGGTGCAGGTACGCACGTCCGCCGGCGCAGCTCCGGCCCGGCGGGTGGTGGTGCGTTAG